A genomic region of Paroedura picta isolate Pp20150507F chromosome 4, Ppicta_v3.0, whole genome shotgun sequence contains the following coding sequences:
- the ZBTB46 gene encoding zinc finger and BTB domain-containing protein 46 isoform X1 — translation MNNRKEDMEIASHYRHLLQELNEQRQHGILCDVCIIVEGKVFKAHKNILLGSSRYFKTLYCQVQKTSDEATVTHLDIVTAQGFKAIIDFMYSAHLALTSRNVIEVMSAASYLQMTDIVQACHNFIKAALNISIKTDASDDLIDYELGVAPGSSADALISAVVAGRSISPWLARRMSPANSSGDSAIASCHEGGSTYGKEDPEPKPDTHEDNSSQSLWPSDIGYGSLHIKEEQISPSHYGGSESTKGGAIQNSFSEQGTTDGWQPTGRRKNRKNKDTVRHITQQLGSDDRTSSPVPSFLSASAWPFNSREASVDLTEMEPGSSDGRIERADLYASVDEALLGGEASYLAQPLTPEKEEALQAVAVANLRAALMSKNSVLSLKADVLGDESSLLFEYLPKGTHSLSWPSASLSRPRGECDSKADAPPPLRPSPHLATQSPPALLTSSGDTSPETVRRTSSAQVTYDGFVALWQLESSDTDANASPSEDADVSREGLLSDPPLPRRPSCAFCRKTFECAEQLTEHVREHPFPVIVPWDVIDYSRPLLAGLAEHLSPDPFPRFQCPKCPASFTLKSNMDRHEKTIHFNRKKMQCPHCLKLFRDKTDLNRHLMSVHSRDHSVACLFCGKGFGTQKHLTTHMKACYLGSAQPGAKERSNNRDRDQGSDEE, via the exons ATGAATAATCGAAAGGAAGACATGGAGATTGCCTCCCACTACCGCCACCTTCTCCAAGAGCTCAATGAGCAAAGACAACACGGCATCCTCTGTGACGTTTGCATCATAGTGGAGGGGAAGGTCTTCAAGGCGCACAAGAACATCCTCCTCGGGAGCAGCCGCTACTTCAAGACGCTCTACTGCCAGGTGCAGAAGACGTCCGACGAAGCCACAGTCACCCACTTAGACATCGTGACCGCGCAGGGCTTCAAAGCGATCATCGACTTCATGTACTCGGCTCACCTGGCGCTGACCAGCAGGAACGTCATCGAGGTGATGTCGGCCGCCAGCTACCTCCAGATGACCGACATCGTGCAAGCGTGTCACAACTTCATAAAGGCCGCTCTCAATATAAGCATCAAGACCGACGCGTCGGACGACCTCATCGACTATGAACTCGGGGTCGCTCCCGGCAGCAGCGCAGACGCTTTGATTTCGGCCGTGGTGGCCGGCCGGAGCATATCTCCCTGGCTGGCCCGGCGGATGAGCCCGGCCAACTCCTCCGGCGATTCAGCCATTGCGAGCTGCCACGAAGGAGGAAGCACGTACGGGAAAGAGGATCCGGAACCCAAACCGGATACCCACGAAGACAATTCGTCCCAGTCTCTTTGGCCCAGCGACATCGGCTACGGTTCCTTGCATATCAAAGAAGAACAAATCTCTCCATCCCATTATGGAGGGAGTGAGTCCACCAAAGGCGGTGCAATACAGAATTCGTTCTCAGAACAAGGCACAACCGATGGATGGCAGCCTACGGGGCGTAGGAAGAATAGGAAAAATAAGGATACCGTGCGGCATATAACACAGCAACTGGGTTCCGATGACAGGACAAGCTCCCCAGTGCCGTCTTTCCTTTCTGCCTCGGCGTGGCCGTTTAATAGTCGAGAAGCAA GTGTGGACCTTACGGAGATGGAGCCCGGCAGCTCCGACGGCAGAATAGAGCGAGCGGACCTTTACGCCAGCGTGGACGAAGCACTGCTGGGAGGCGAGGCCAGCTACCTCGCCCAGCCTCTGACCCCCGAGAAAGAAGAGGCGCTCCAGGCCGTGGCGGTGGCGAACCTGCGGGCGGCCCTGATGAGCAAGAACAGCGTGCTGTCCCTGAAAGCCGACGTGCTGGGAGACGAGAGCTCTCTCCTCTTTGAGTACCTACCCAAAGGCACCCACTCGCTGTCCT GGCCCAGCGCCAGCCTGAGCCGTCCCAGGGGCGAATGTGACAGCAAAGCggacgccccccctcccctgcggcCTTCACCACACCTTGCCACtcagagcccccccgccctcctcacCTCTTCTGGCGACACGTCGCCGGAAACCGTCCGGAGAACCTCTTCAGCTCAG GTCACATACGATGGATTTGTAGCGTTGTGGCagttagagagctctgacacag ATGCGAACGCTTCCCCGTCTGAAGACGCGGACGTGAGCCGCGAAGGTTTGCTCTCGGATCCTCCTCTCCCCAGAAGGCCGAGCTGCGCTTTCTGCAGGAAGACGTTCGAATGTGCGGAGCAGCTGACGGAGCACGTCCGCGAGCATCCTTTCCCCGTGATAGTCCCTTGGGATGTCATTGACTATTCCCGGCCCCTTCTGGCTGGCCTGGCAGAGCACCTAAGCCCCGACCCGTTCCCCCGTTTCCAGTGTCCCAAATGCCCCGCGAGCTTCACGCTCAAATCCAACATGGACCGGCACGAAAAGACCATCCACTTCAACCGGAAAAAGATGCAGTGCCCTCACTGCCTCAAGCTCTTCCGGGACAAGACGGACTTGAACCGGCACCTGATGTCCGTGCACTCCAGGGACCACTCAGTTGCGTGTCTCTTTTGCGGGAAGGGCTTTGGTACCCAGAAGCATCTCACCACTCACATGAAAGCGTGCTACCTGGGCTCCGCACAGCCGGGAGCTAAAGAGCGTTCGAATAACCGTGACCGAGATCAGGGATCCGATGAGGAGTAG